The DNA segment GCGGCCGGCCCCGACCTGCGCCAGCTCGCCCTGGGATCCGAGGGTGCTTTCGGCGTCATCACGTCGGTGACCGTCCGGATCCGTCCCGTGCCCCGGACCCGCGTCTACGAGGGGTGGCGCTTCGACTCCTTCGAACAGGGGAGCGCCGCCCTGCGCCGTCTCGCCCAGGACGGGCCGCGCCCCACCGTGCTGCGCCTGTCCGACGAGACCGAGACGCTGATCGGCCTCGCCCGGCCCCAGGCGATCGGCTCCGGCACCGCGCAGCCCGCCGGATGCACGGCCGTCGCCGGCTACGAGGGAACGGAGGAGGACACCGCGTACCGCAGGCAGGGTGCCGCGGCCGTCCTGCGCGCGTGCGGCGGGATCCCGCTGGGCGAGGAGCCCGGCCGTAACTGGGCCCACGGCCGCTTCTCGGCCCCGTACCTGCGCGATTCCCTCCTCGATGCCGGGGCACTGGCCGAGACGCTGGAGACCGCGACGTTCTGGTCGGGCGTGCCCGCGCTGTACACCGCCGTCCGCGAGGCCCTCACCGGCACACTCACACAGGCCGGCACCCCGCCCCTGGTGATGTGCCACATCTCCCACATCTACGAGAACGGCGCCTCGCTGTACTTCACCGTGGTGTCGGCCCAGGGCGACGGCGACCCCGTGGCGCACTGGACGCGCGCCAAGCACGCCGCCAACGAGGCGATCCTCGCCGCCGGCGGCACGATCACCCACCACCACGCCGTCGGCACCGACCACCGGGACTGGTACGTCCGCGAGATCGGCCCGCTGGGCACCGACGCCCTGCGCGCCGTGAAGCAGCGCCTGGACCCGGCCGGAATCCTCAGCCCCGGCGTCCTCCTGCCCACGGACTGAACCGAGGCTCACCGGCCGTCGGCCCACGGGGCGACCGCCCCCGGGCCACGCCCTTCCCCCACCACCTTTCCCCATCACGTCGGCCCGCCCGGAGGCACCCGATGCGACAGTTCACCGCCGTCGTCAATCCCACCGCGGGCGGAGCCACCGGAGCGGCCGCGCTGCTCGCTCTCGCACGTCTGCTCCGGGAGGCCGGCGCCGACCTGCACACGGAATACAGCCGCAGCCTCGCCCACGCGCGGGAACTGGCCCGCGACGCCGGCCGGCGGGGCCGGGTGGTGCTGGCGGTCGGCGGAGACGGCATCGCCGGAGGCATCGGCGGCGCGCTGAGTGGCACCGGCGCGACCCTCGGCCTCGTGCCGGCGGGCCGCGGCAACGACTTCGCCCGTGCCCTGGACCTGCCCGCCGACCCCGCGGCCCTGGCCCGGATACTGCTGCACAACACACCGCGGCCGGTCGACACCATCGAGATCGAGTCAGCCGTGCACCACCGCACCGTCGTCCTCGGCAGCGTCTACGCCGGCGTGGACGCGCTGGCCAACCGCCACGCCAACCGGTCCCGGCTGCTGCGGGGTTCCGCCTCCTACTACGCAGGCGGCCTGCGCGCGGTCACCGGCTGGCGGGCGGCGCGCTACCGGGTCACGGTCGACGGTGAGGAGCACACCCACACCGGCTACACGGTGGTCGCCGCCAACTCCGGTTACTACGGTTCGGGCCGGGTCATCGCCCCCGACGCCCGCGTCGACGACGGCGTACTGGAGATCGTGATGATCGCGGACGCCCCGCGGCTGCTGTTCTTCCACCTGATGAACGATCTCAGGACAGGCGCCCACGTCCACCGGCCCCAGGTGCGGATCCTGCGCGGCAAGGAGGTCCGTATCCTTGCCGACCGGGACGTCCCCTACGGGGCGGACGGCGAGGTCGAGGCGGTTCTCCCGGTGACTCTCCGGGTCCTCCCCGGCGCACTCCACGTGCTCCGCTGACCGGCCCGGCAGCCTCCTGGGCCTACCCGGAACCGGACAGCGTGTGGCGCACGGGACTGGAACTGTTCAATCTCTGGAGCTGTTCCAGTCCCGGTTGTGGTTTCGGCCGCATGACCGCATCCCGGGCCACGAGGATCGCCCCCCCCGGGGGGGAGAGAGAGACGCGAGCGCATCGGGCACGTCTCCCCGCAAGCGGTGCACGACTCCCCGACCGCGCTCACCGGTGCCGGACTCGTCCGCCGCATCGAGCAGCCGGCAGCCCCGCCCGCTTCGAGGGGCGTGCCGGTGACGGCCGTCACCATCTCGTGCGCCGGTCCTGCGGTGCCGTCATCGACTCGGCTGCGCTCCCGGCGACCCGCCCTGCGCGAACACCCCACTCCGTTCGGACTTTTCCGGAAGGAATGTTTCCGATGGCCGAATCCTCTTCGGCTACGAGTGGGAACTGTTCGAGAGCCCCGCAGTCGCACACCAGTGGCGGCCCCGGAACGGCACCGGGGCGGGCAGCGCCCCTGATGCCCACGACCCGGCCGGGAGCCACGCCCCGACGATGCTGACCACGGACCTCGCCCTGCGGGCCGACCCCGCCTACGAGCAGATCTCGCCGCATTTCATGGAGGACTTCGACGCGTTCGCGGACGCGTTCGCCCGTGCCTGGTTCAAGCTCACCCACCGCGACATGGACCCGATCGTGCGCTACCTCGGGCCCGAGGTCCCCGCCGAGACCCTGGTGTGGCAGGACCTCCTGCCGGAGGTGAACCTGGACCGGCTCGTTTACGCCCGACGGGTCCTGCGGGAGGCGATTCGGAAGTACGGACGGGCCTGGACGGTGACGCGCACCGCCACCCGTGGCAGCGAACTCGGAGGCCGCCTCGTTCCCGAGGGCGTCGACGTCGTCTGGAGCTCTTGTCCGCACCAGCACGACCCGCGGGTCTTCCCCGAACCCGGTGTCTTCGACCCGGACCGGTGGGCACCCGCCCGCACCCCTGCCGCCACGCGGCTCCTTCCTCGCGTTCGGTGAGGAGAGGGGGAGAACGGCCACGAGGGACGAAGAACGGCCAGGTACGGCGAGGAAATTCCACCATCTGATCGTGCATGGCGGGTTAATGTCGGTGTCAAGGAGCACAATGATCATTGAAAGAGATCAACACCGGCGCCGCGCTGGGTAGACGGTCTCGAGACCCGGCTCCGGAAAGGCCCCAGCGATGCTCTTCACCGTCAACCAGACCCAGGACCGTTCGCGCGCCGGGCGGATGACCGCCGGGCTCCGGGCGGCCCCCGCGCCGTCGTTCACCCCGGCCGACGTCGACGTGCTGCGCATCATCTCCGACCCGCGCACCCCCACCTTCGTCACGGTGTACGCGAACGGCCGCCGCAGGTACAGCTACTGGCGGCCGCTCGACTCGACCACGGGCCAGGGCGGCTGCTACGTCGCCCTGCCCACCACCGACTGCGACGCGCTGCACGCGGCCGGGAAGATCGAGCTCGGGGATCCGGTCGTGGACCCGAACCGGACGACGTACCGGGTCAGCGCCTCCTCCACCCGGGTCGGTCCGCCCTCCCGGGCCCTGGCCGCGCAGATCCGCCAGGTGCAGGAGCGCCCCCGCCTGGTCCGGACCGCCGCCCGCGTCGCCTGAACGGCCGCGGGGCGCACTCCGCGGCCTGTGAGGAAGCGGGAGACGCGGCGCGGGGGAGGCGTGTACTACGTCCTGGCGGCGCTCGCCGACTGGCGGGTCCTCTCCCGGTGGATCGTGCCGTTCAGGCTGCTGAGGGGCGCGGTGTTCACGGTCGCCGTGATCAATGGGCGGGCGCCCGAGACGTTCGTCGGGTGTCGCCGTGCGGGGAGGGCCCCGGAGTGGCCACGACCGGTGCGGTGCTCCGGTGCGAACGGCGCGTCGGCATGCCGTGGGAGCGTCGGTGACCCCGCTGCGACCGGACCGGTGGTGAACAGTGGCGACGGGACGCAGACCGAGGCCGCGCGCCGCGTTCCTGGCTGCCACCGGCGACCGGGACCGTGATGCCGCGCCCTGCCCGTCTCCCCGGCCGTATCCCTGATCGGTGTCCTTCACCACGATCGCCGGCGGCTGAGCCGTCCGGGTGAAGTGCCGTCGCTGCGTGCCGGCCACACCGTGGGCAGCCACCGCCTCGCCCGGGGCGACTGCATGGTCCGCGACGACGACAACGCGCCCGACACCGCCGGCCTCTGCACCACGGGGCCGGGGCCGCCCTGGTCCGTGAACTCTGCCGTGTGCCCCGCGTGATCCGTGCACGGGGCGTGATTTGCAGGATGGCAAAGCGACGATAATTTTTTCCTTTTTGCCCTCGGGGAACATGGCCGCGATGGCGTCCGTTGACCAGGCGAACCGCACCCTCCGGGCCTGACGACCGGTACCGGAGAAGACAGCAGCAGAAGCCGAGGTGGCACCAGTGGCGATGTGGGACCGGGTCAAGGACCAGGCCAAGGCGCTCCAGCAGTCCCAGAGCGCGAGGTCGGGAGGAGGGCAGCACGGGAATCCCGGACCGGGACGGGCCGGCGGCCATTCCCGAGGCTCGTCCTCCGGGGGCTCCAGGGCCCAGCTGATGGGGCTGCTGAAGTCCCAGCTCGCGTCGGCGAAGACAGAACTCAAGAGCGGCGCCTACCGGGACGCGAGCATGGCGATGTGCGCGCTGGTCGCGGCCGCCGACGGGCACGTCGAGCCGGCGGAGCGGCAGCGCGTGGAGGAGCTGATCGTCTCCAATGAGGTCCTGCAGAACTTCCCGCCGGACCAGCTCCGCAAGCGGTTCAACGAGCACGTGGACCAGCTCGTGGCCAACTTCGAACTGGGTAAGGCGAGGGCCCTGCAGGATATCGCGAAGGCGTCGAAGAAGCCGGTCGAGGCACGCGCGGTCATCCAGACCGGCCTGGTCATCGCCGGTGCCGACGGCGGCTTCGAGGCGAGCGAGCAGTACGCCATCCGTGAGGCCTGCGCGGCCCTGGGCCTCTCGCCCACGGAGTTCGGAGTCTGAGAACCCCCCCGGGCCTCTCGGACCCTCGCACCGTTCCTGCCGCGGGCCCCGGAGAGGGCAAGCGGCAGGAGCGGCGGTGAGAGCGACCTCCTTCAGTTCCTGGCGGTCACCCCATCGATGAAAGCGGCATCGAGGGTATGGCCGAGCAGGTGCAGCGGGGCGGCCGACACCCCGGCCCGTTCCACCGCGTCCCAGTAGGCCAGAGTCACCCCGACGTCCACCAGGCCGTGCACCAGCGAGGAGAAGCCGAGGAAGGTGAAGAAGAACTGGGAGGTCAGGGGAAGTCCGTCGGCACGCCGTGGGACCACGTCCTCGTGGGCGCGTGCCTCCTCCGCCTCGGCGGCTGTGCGACGCAGGGCGCACTCGAAGTCCCATCCGCTGGTGGTGTGAGAGGCGTTGTCCTCGGCCGGACCGGCCGGACCGGCCGGACCGGCCGGACCGGCCGGACGGGAACGGCCGAGGCGAACGGGCCGAAGATCCGGTGTGCGCCGGGCAGCGCGTTGTCCCGGCCGCTCACCGCCAGCCCCACGATCAGGTCGGACTGGCGGGTCAGTGCCACGAGTTCCTGGTGGTAGGCGGTCATCAGGGGCGCGTACAGGGTGGTCCGCGCGTGGGACGCGGGCATACGCAACGCCTCCGTCAGGGAAGCGCCGAGCGTGAACTCCGAGGAGTGGAAAAGGACATCGCGCCGGGCGGCCCCGGCACGGGTGGTCGCGCCGCTGCCACCGGCCACCGCCGTGGTGCGCAGCACCGGCGGCCGGTACGGGGCGCACACCCGGGTCCGGCGTTCCGCCGCCGGCCCGGAGCCACCGGTTCCGTGGCCGGTCTCCGCCGACCACCGGACATGGTCACGGAAATCACTGCGCAGCAGCGGGAGACCAGGTGTGGTGCTGTCGCCGCCGTCTGCCAACCGGTCGTACACCTCGGTCAGTTCCTGCATGAGCAATGCCGCGCTGTACCCGTCGCCGATGACGTGATGGGCGTGCACCAGCAGGGTGTGCTCTTCTGGAGCGAGGCTGAGCACCTGAAGGCGCACCAGCGGCCAGGCCCAGGTCTCGAGGCGCCGTTCCGCCTCGGCCGCGGCTTGTTCGTCCACCTCGGCAGGGGACGTGACCGTCTCGAAGACGACCGGCAGACGCAGGGACGGCGGCAGTTCCTGCTGGACGGAGGGACGGGCTCCGGCGGGGAAGACGCAAGGCCGAGAAGTTAGCGGTCAGCTGGCCGGCGTGTAGGTCGCGGGGCGGGTCTTGGTGATCAGTCCCTGCTGGGACCATTGGGATATTTGTACGCAGAAGCTGTTCATGTTGGTGATGCCGAGCAGGCGGGCGATGTCGCGGGCGTGCCAGGGGCGGTCCACGGCCCCGGCGTAGTTCTCCCTTGAGTTGTTCTGCCCCGGTTTGATGTGGCTGGTTGCAGGACGAGCGCGACTTCTGATGATCTTTCAGGTCTCTACGCCAAAAGATCGTCACAGGAGTCGCGCTCGTGCCCGTATCTTCGCCGATCCCCCCTGCCGTTGGCCAACTCGCCGACCTCGCCCTGTGGGAGGCCGAGCTCGCCACCGGCCCTGCGGCAGTGGAGTCCAAGCTGGTCAGCAGGTTGCGGCAGGTCCCGGACCTGCGCGCGAAGCGTGGCCGACGCCACGCCCTCGCGGTGATCCTGACACTGACCGCGTGCGCGACGCTGGTGATCGGCGGCGACTCGATCGCCGCGATCTGGCAGTGGGCGACCCGTGCCCCGCAAGCGAAACTGGCCCGCATCGGCGCCCGGTACGACCCGCTGGCCGGCCGCTACCTCGTGCCGAGCGAGCGCACCTTCCGGCGAGTGCTCGCCCATCTGGACGCCGACGCCCTGGACGCCGTGACCTGCGAATACACCACAGACCTCGCGCGCGGCACCGTCCCCGCGCCCGAGATCCCCGCCACCCCGGGACCGGTGGAACGCGAACAGCGCCGCGCCGCTCAACGCTCAGCCGAGCACCCGGTGCCGGACGGGCTGCTGCCGACCGCCGCCCTGGACGGCAAGGCCCTGGCCGGCGCCCGCACCGAGAGCGGACGGGTCTTCCTGGTCGGCGCGATCGACCACACCAGCGGCGCGGTCCTGGGCCAGAGGCAGGTCCCCGACAAGCGCGGCGAGGGCGAGGCCGCACGGGCCCTGCTCACCCGACTCGACCTGCCCGGAAGGGTGTTCACCCTGGACGCGCTGCACACCACGAAGAAGACCGCCCGCCTGATCACAGGCCCTCTCCACAGCCACTACGTCCTGATCCTCAAGGGCAACCAGCCCCTCGCCCACGCCGCCGCCCAGGCGCTGCTGACCGGCGCGGACGCCGACTTCACCGAGACCACCGCGATCGACGACGACCGCGGCCACGGCCGCACCGAACGCCGCACCCTGCGCACCGCACCCGCCGACGACACCCTGTTCCCCGGCGCATCCCAGGTCTTCCGCCTCCGCCGCGACACCGGCAACCTCGACGACGAATGGACCAGCAAGGAGATCGTCTTCGGCGTCACCAGCCTGCCGCCCGACCTCGCCGGCCCCGCTCACCTCAACCACTACGAGAGAACCCACTGGACTGTGGAAAACAAGATCCACTGGGTGCGGGACGTCACCTTCCGAGAAGACAACTCCCAGGTCAGGACCGGTACAGCACCCCGAGCCCTGGCCGGCTTCCGCAACCTGGCGATCAGCACCATCCGCCTCGCCGGACGCGCCAACATCGCCCACGCCCGCCGCGACCTCCTCCGCCACGAAGACGCCTTCGCCGTCTACGGCATCTGACCAACCACCACGGGACCGGACATCACACAACTACGCCGGGGCCGTGAGGGGCGGTCGGGGCTGCTGTTCATGATGGCGAGGGCGAGCTGGAAGCGTCCGCCTGGGTCTTCGGCGGCCTGGCTGGTATCGGCGGGTGTCGGGTCGGGTTTGCAGGTCTCTGCCGGAGTCGGGTGGTTGGCGTTGTCCGGTGCTGTCCCGGCGGTGGCGTCGCTGCGGTCGTGCAACGTGATCTCGACGCTTTCGACCGGGGTGCTCGTGGTGGGGCGGGCCTGGCCGTGCCAGGAGTGGTAGCGCGAGATCGGCGACTTCACCTTCCGCGCGCTGATGCGGTGCCTGCGCGGGGGGAGGAGGTTGTCCGTGACCGCGGTGATGATTGCCTCGGGGGTGCCGGTGACGCCCTCGGCCAGGGTGATCTGGGCGCGGGCCGCGGTCAGGGCGTGGGTGAAGCTCGTGCGGTCGGGATCGGCCCCCGCCGAGACGGCGGCCTCGGTCATCGCCGTCCGCAGCACCTGGTAGGCGGTCAGTGCGGCCCACAGTTCCTGCTCGATGCCGAAGCGGTCGCGTGAGCGCAGGACCCGGCCCTTCATCAGGGTGGCGCGCAAAGCGAAATAGGCGGATTCGATTTCCCAGCGTTCCGTGTAAAGCCTGACCAGGCGTATCGCGGGGTCGGCGGCGGGGTCCAGGAGCGTGGTGGCCAGGCGGTAGCGGCCGCCGGCGGTGGTGCCGTCGGCCAGGCGCACGAGGAGGTCGGCCTCGATGATGCGGACGGTCAGGGTTCCCAGGCGGGCGAGGTAGGAGCCGTCGGCGAGCGGGCGGACCAGGGGTGGGCGGCGGGTGGACTTCAAGCGGGCAACGAACTGTGCGCCGGTGCCCGCGACGCCGGCCAGGAAGGCGTTGGAGTCGAAGCCCCGGTCCACCAGCACCAGGTGGGAGGTGTTCAGTAGCGGGAGGAGCCGGGTGGCGTAGGTGGTCTCGCCTGTGCTGGTGGGGCCGAAGCAGGCTCCGAGCAGGCCCCGGGTGCCGGTCTCCACGAGGGTCATCAGCATCACGGTCGGGTAGCCGGCCCAGGCGAGCCGGTAGCGGACCTTCCCGAGCCAGCCGCGGGCGCGTTCGCTGTCCGGCGCCTTGATCGAGGAGCAGCCGTCGAAGGCCACGGTGCGCCAGTGCCGGTAGGACACCCCGGGCGTCGTGGGTGGGGCCAGTGGCACGGCAAGTGTCTCGAACAGGGTCTTGAACGGGGCAGGGGTGAGGCGTCGGCGCAGGTGCCGCAGCGCGGTGCCGGAGACCTTCGGCGCCAACGGGCCTGTCGAAGCGGCCAGTTGCTGCCAGACCCCGATGCAGGACAACTCGGGGAAGAGGGCCAGGGCCAGGACGTAGTACACCCCGACGCGGGAGGGCAGCAGCCGCAGCCGTCGCTCGCCTCGTCCGGTCTCGTCGAGGATCGCGTCGACCAGTTCGAAGGGAATGAACTGTGTCAACCCGCCCAGATGGCCCGGGGCGAAGACCCCGGCGGCCACCGTGATGGTGCGCGTGATGCTGGTGATGGCAGAATGGAGACGCAACGAGACCCCGGATCAGTGGACATTTCTTCGCAGAAACCATGATCCAGCAGGGGTCTCGCTGTGCGTTCACCCACCCCGACGCCGCCTCGACACCCCGTCTGATCGGCTAACTTCTCGGCCTTGGGGGAAGACGGTGCGGAGCATGCCGTGCCGCTCCACCAGCATGTCGACCGCCGCCTGGAAGACGTCGGGATCCAGCGGTCCGGACAGCCGAATCCGGGCCAGCCAGGTCCCGGCACCCGGCGCGAGGGCCTCCGCGGGCAGGAACCCGCGCCGGCCGGACGTGACGGGGAACGGAGATGTCCGGTCGTCGCCGGCCGGAAGGGACCGCACGGCCGGGGACGTGGAGACGGAAGCCGAGGCTGCGGTGGCGGAGTGCGCTTCCGCCGCGGCGGCATCGATGGCCGTGGACAGCGTCGCAAGAGTGCGGTGACGGTAGATCACCGTCGGCCGGGGCAGCGGCAACCCGTGGTCCGTGAGCCGGGCGAACACCCGCAGGACGAGCAGCGAGTCACCACCCAGGTCGAAGAAGTCGTCCTCCCGGCAAAGCGATTCCACTTCCACCTGGAGCAGGTCCGACCAGACGGCCGCAACGCGTCGTTCGGTCGCAGTGGCCGGGGAGGACGTCTCCACGGCGTGCCGCCCGGCGGAGCCGGAGGGCGGAAGACTCACCACGTACCGTGCGAAGTCCGTTGCAGGGAACGCCTGTTGCGGGCGCCGTCCGTGGTACGGATCGGTGTACGTGCTCCACAGCTTCTCGGCGAGGATGTTCAGGCTGTGTAGCCGTCCGCCGCCGCGTGGTGCGTCACCAGCACCAGACGGGCGAGAGCCGGAGCCTGGCGGAGCAGCACGGCCCGGACCGGAGGCAGAGCCGCCAGGTCGAACGGCCGGTTGCAGAGGGCCGTCTCGGTGCCGGCCACCTCGTCGGCGGCGCAGTCGCGCACCGCGCACCAGTCCCGCAGCGGCACCGGAGACACCACGCGCTGCGCGGGGAGTCCGTCCGGGGCTTCCACCCGCAGCCGGAGCATGCCGTGCCGTTCGGCCAGCGCCGACAGCGCCCGGCCCGGCAGCCCGGTGTCGAGCGGGCCCCGGACGGTCAGTCGCAGGTGCCCCCGCGCCGGGACGTCCGGATGCAGTCTGCTGCTGGCGTACAGCGCCAGTTGTACGGGGGGCAGGGCGAAGGCCCGTCCGTCCTCACGGCCGGCCCCCGTCCGTCCTCGGGCTCATGACCCGGCACGTCTTCGAGTCTGCTCCCCGCACCCGCTCCCAGGTCCAGGAGGGCGGAGAGTTCACGCACCGTCCGGTGTTCGAAGAAGAGCGTGGTGGGCAGCTGCCGTACCAGCTCCCGCTCCAGTCGCTTGACGAGGCCGACGGCGCCCAACGAGTCCAGTCCGAGCCGCAGGAACGGCGTGTCGTCGTCGACGCCCGATGCCGGGATGCCGAGTGACCGGGCCAGCAGTTCCCGCAGGACGACAGTGGTGCCGGACGGCACCGTGGGCCGGTGGTGGTGCCGGTCGGCGTCAGGGGGCTCCGTGAGGGCGGAGGCCTCCGTCAGCTGCCGCAGGTTCGCCAGCACGGCCGCGTGGGTCAGCTCCACGCCCTTGGGCGCCCCGGTGCTGCCGGACGAGAACTGCAGGAAGGCCAGTCCGTCCGGATCCGGCGCGGCGGGGGAGTCCAGGGCCGGGCCCTCCCGCAGTACCTCCGTCCGCAGGACCCGGGCACTTGTCCGGGAGTTCGGCGGCCACCGGCGCACAGGCCGCGTCCACCACGACCGGGGGACGGCCGAGGTGCTCCCACACCGGCAGGACCCGCCGTACGTCCGGCGCCAGCGGCACGGGCACCAGACCGGCCGCGAGCGCGCCCCAGAACATGGGCTGGAAGTCGGCGCTGTTCTGCGAACACCGGCACGCAGGTGCCCGGCGCGACGCCCGCGGCACGCAGGCCGCCCGCGACGCGCAGCGACTCGGCCGCGAGCTCCCGGAAGGTGACGGCCCTCTCACCACTGTCGCCCCGGACATGGACGATCAGTCGGCCGGGGGACTGGCGGGCGGCGTCCAGCAGGACGTCCGGAAGGGGCGCGGTGTTCATGGGTCCGTTCGTCGTTCGTGGTGTGCCCGGAACCGGGGACGTGCGGCGGCGCAGAGGCAAGCGGTACAGCAGAGGCAAGCGATACATGGGACTCGCCGGAACCGGGACAGGTTGCTTCCGCGTATTGATCGCCGGTGGACCCATTGTCAGTGGCCTCGCCTACGGTTCGATCAGTGGGACCTGCCGGAACGGCCGGGGGCCCGCGCCGGGGAGGGTTCTGTCATGTCTGGCGGGTC comes from the Streptomyces sp. KMM 9044 genome and includes:
- a CDS encoding IS4 family transposase, which encodes MRLHSAITSITRTITVAAGVFAPGHLGGLTQFIPFELVDAILDETGRGERRLRLLPSRVGVYYVLALALFPELSCIGVWQQLAASTGPLAPKVSGTALRHLRRRLTPAPFKTLFETLAVPLAPPTTPGVSYRHWRTVAFDGCSSIKAPDSERARGWLGKVRYRLAWAGYPTVMLMTLVETGTRGLLGACFGPTSTGETTYATRLLPLLNTSHLVLVDRGFDSNAFLAGVAGTGAQFVARLKSTRRPPLVRPLADGSYLARLGTLTVRIIEADLLVRLADGTTAGGRYRLATTLLDPAADPAIRLVRLYTERWEIESAYFALRATLMKGRVLRSRDRFGIEQELWAALTAYQVLRTAMTEAAVSAGADPDRTSFTHALTAARAQITLAEGVTGTPEAIITAVTDNLLPPRRHRISARKVKSPISRYHSWHGQARPTTSTPVESVEITLHDRSDATAGTAPDNANHPTPAETCKPDPTPADTSQAAEDPGGRFQLALAIMNSSPDRPSRPRRSCVMSGPVVVGQMP
- a CDS encoding YegS/Rv2252/BmrU family lipid kinase — encoded protein: MRQFTAVVNPTAGGATGAAALLALARLLREAGADLHTEYSRSLAHARELARDAGRRGRVVLAVGGDGIAGGIGGALSGTGATLGLVPAGRGNDFARALDLPADPAALARILLHNTPRPVDTIEIESAVHHRTVVLGSVYAGVDALANRHANRSRLLRGSASYYAGGLRAVTGWRAARYRVTVDGEEHTHTGYTVVAANSGYYGSGRVIAPDARVDDGVLEIVMIADAPRLLFFHLMNDLRTGAHVHRPQVRILRGKEVRILADRDVPYGADGEVEAVLPVTLRVLPGALHVLR
- a CDS encoding tellurite resistance TerB family protein gives rise to the protein MAMWDRVKDQAKALQQSQSARSGGGQHGNPGPGRAGGHSRGSSSGGSRAQLMGLLKSQLASAKTELKSGAYRDASMAMCALVAAADGHVEPAERQRVEELIVSNEVLQNFPPDQLRKRFNEHVDQLVANFELGKARALQDIAKASKKPVEARAVIQTGLVIAGADGGFEASEQYAIREACAALGLSPTEFGV
- a CDS encoding condensation domain-containing protein, producing MDEQAAAEAERRLETWAWPLVRLQVLSLAPEEHTLLVHAHHVIGDGYSAALLMQELTEVYDRLADGGDSTTPGLPLLRSDFRDHVRWSAETGHGTGGSGPAAERRTRVCAPYRPPVLRTTAVAGGSGATTRAGAARRDVLFHSSEFTLGASLTEALRMPASHARTTLYAPLMTAYHQELVALTRQSDLIVGLAVSGRDNALPGAHRIFGPFASAVPVRPVRPVRPVRPVRPRTTPLTPPADGTSSAPCVAQPPRRRRHAPTRTWSHGVPTDFP
- a CDS encoding phosphopantetheine-binding protein, whose product is MSLPPSGSAGRHAVETSSPATATERRVAAVWSDLLQVEVESLCREDDFFDLGGDSLLVLRVFARLTDHGLPLPRPTVIYRHRTLATLSTAIDAAAAEAHSATAASASVSTSPAVRSLPAGDDRTSPFPVTSGRRGFLPAEALAPGAGTWLARIRLSGPLDPDVFQAAVDMLVERHGMLRTVFPQGREVSRSDGVSRRRRGG
- a CDS encoding cytochrome P450, with translation MNLDRLVYARRVLREAIRKYGRAWTVTRTATRGSELGGRLVPEGVDVVWSSCPHQHDPRVFPEPGVFDPDRWAPARTPAATRLLPRVR
- a CDS encoding FAD-binding oxidoreductase — translated: MDMLWSGWGDPARAKPLPDTVIGLLRDTLGVRQRGAAPAVLGEVAVPEPRLEPAARRALAAALGGANGSGDEGAGVGEDHVRTDPETRIRHTRGKSTPDLLRIRGGDVTDTPEAVLYPASHDEVLAVLRACTAHGLAVVPFGGGTSVVGGLAPGRPRPFVALDLRRMDGLLALDPLSRTATLQPGLRAPQAEALLAENGFTLGHFPQSYEWATIGGFAATRSSGQASAGHGRFDEMVLALTLATPEGTLDAGRAPRSAAGPDLRQLALGSEGAFGVITSVTVRIRPVPRTRVYEGWRFDSFEQGSAALRRLAQDGPRPTVLRLSDETETLIGLARPQAIGSGTAQPAGCTAVAGYEGTEEDTAYRRQGAAAVLRACGGIPLGEEPGRNWAHGRFSAPYLRDSLLDAGALAETLETATFWSGVPALYTAVREALTGTLTQAGTPPLVMCHISHIYENGASLYFTVVSAQGDGDPVAHWTRAKHAANEAILAAGGTITHHHAVGTDHRDWYVREIGPLGTDALRAVKQRLDPAGILSPGVLLPTD
- a CDS encoding ISAs1 family transposase, translated to MPVSSPIPPAVGQLADLALWEAELATGPAAVESKLVSRLRQVPDLRAKRGRRHALAVILTLTACATLVIGGDSIAAIWQWATRAPQAKLARIGARYDPLAGRYLVPSERTFRRVLAHLDADALDAVTCEYTTDLARGTVPAPEIPATPGPVEREQRRAAQRSAEHPVPDGLLPTAALDGKALAGARTESGRVFLVGAIDHTSGAVLGQRQVPDKRGEGEAARALLTRLDLPGRVFTLDALHTTKKTARLITGPLHSHYVLILKGNQPLAHAAAQALLTGADADFTETTAIDDDRGHGRTERRTLRTAPADDTLFPGASQVFRLRRDTGNLDDEWTSKEIVFGVTSLPPDLAGPAHLNHYERTHWTVENKIHWVRDVTFREDNSQVRTGTAPRALAGFRNLAISTIRLAGRANIAHARRDLLRHEDAFAVYGI
- a CDS encoding acyl carrier protein, with product MPSGTTVVLRELLARSLGIPASGVDDDTPFLRLGLDSLGAVGLVKRLERELVRQLPTTLFFEHRTVRELSALLDLGAGAGSRLEDVPGHEPEDGRGPAVRTDGPSPCPPYNWRCTPAADCIRTSRRGGTCD